The following coding sequences lie in one Rutidosis leptorrhynchoides isolate AG116_Rl617_1_P2 chromosome 4, CSIRO_AGI_Rlap_v1, whole genome shotgun sequence genomic window:
- the LOC139844939 gene encoding uncharacterized protein codes for MGKLMHNTQIKHSSHPHLLQLSPIFNLVPNQQQVSCVGCNLQISASDGMIYTCKPCNFFLHQSCSKFPQAITHPSHHAHPLSLLPTPIYPGGFFRCDACTLQGNRFSYHCHCCDYDLHVLCASKPLSVNHSFHPHPLVLTFSSPYGEKLGFSCDVCHTAGSSDQWLYRCVSCEFDVHLHCATSKMQPSLQHNSSFPGAAHGIQSNQQFAVGGQPLSHSITGHVQNYYQPQNLASTSGVQTYQQPPVAVQTYQQQQQPPIQQQPPIRVQYPQQQVQQPLQQQPPIGVQAYQMQQPPPQGQNVGPAGNGSLGEVMVNGFVEGMMQQVGQNFVQSLTGGGGGGGGGGGGGGGGGGCGNDGGNNDYGGNNDCESISSYDDY; via the coding sequence ATGGGGAAGTTAATGCACAACACACAAATCAAACACTCAAGTCATCCTCATCTTCTACAGTTATCACCAATCTTTAATCTTGTtccaaatcaacaacaagtatcaTGTGTTGGCTGCAACCTCCAAATTTCAGCATCTGATGGCATGATCTACACATGTAAACCATGCAACTTTTTCTTGCATCAATCATGCTCTAAATTTCCACAAGCTATCACCCACCCATCACATCATGCACACCCTCTTTCACTCCTTCCTACCCCTATCTATCCGGGCGGGTTTTTTCGTTGCGACGCGTGTACTCTCCAAGGAAATCGATTCAGTTATCACTGCCATTGTTGTGATTATGACTTGCATGTCCTTTGTGCTTCAAAACCACTTTCGGTCAACCATTCGTTCCACCCTCACCCGCTTGTGTTGACTTTTTCATCGCCGTATGGTGAAAAACTGGGATTTTCGTGTGATGTGTGCCATACTGCCGGTTCGAGTGACCAGTGGCTTTATCGTTGTGTTTCTTGTGAGTTTGATGTTCATTTACACTGCGCTACGTCTAAAATGCAGCCATCGCTTCAGCACAATAGTTCGTTTCCAGGTGCGGCTCATGGTATTCAATCAAATCAACAATTTGCAGTGGGTGGCCAGCCGCTTTCGCATAGCATCACTGGTCATGTTCAAAATTACTACCAACCACAGAACCTTGCATCAACTAGTGGTGTTCAAACTTACCAACAGCCACCTGTTGCTGTACAAACttaccagcagcagcagcagccgcCTATACAGCAACAGCCGCCTATAAGAGTACAATACCCACAGCAGCAGGTACAACAGCCCTTACAGCAACAGCCACCTATTGGTGTACAAGCTTATCAGATGCAACAACCACCACCACAAGGTCAAAATGTTGGGCCGGCTGGTAATGGATCACTCGGGGAAGTGATGGTCAATGGATTTGTTGAGGGTATGATGCAGCAAGTTGGCCAAAACTTTGTCCAGAGTCTcacaggtggtggtggtggtggcggcggcGGCGGTGGTGGTGGAGGGGGAGGTGGCGGCTGTGGTAATGATGGAGGGAACAATGACTATGGGGGGAACAATGACTGTGAAAGCATTAGTTCGTATGACGATTACTAA
- the LOC139844940 gene encoding uncharacterized protein, whose product MLEKIGLPAKPSLRGNNWVLDASHCQGCSSQFTFINRKHHCRRCGGLFCGSCTKQRMYLRGQGESPVRICEPCKTLEEAARFEMRHGHKNKSRKGASKLVADDEDDVGSESVSSEKESLSSMQRATSSSHSNSEMDFDLESTTPEELRQRAVEEKKKYKVLKDAKKPEEALRAYKKGKELERQAESLEIELRKNRKKALLSTKTNENTNEKQPKPKDDLVSELKDLGWSDHDLIDADKKPITMTLEGELSTLLKEVSQNTNKPEKKSVSNDKSEVVAIKKKALAFKREGRLTEAKEELKRAKILEKQIEEQELLGNDEDDSDDEFASLIRDMDIDKQDVLAARNDRNHNFDFDHLLRMDDISNLDGNFDVTEEDMDDPEMSAALQSLGWTEDQDRDKDTVDKETLLSEIQSLKKEALNKKKAGNNPEALALLKKAKLLEADVGVSLNELPEKADLAPSKLDSDSKLPRKSKFAIQRELLALKKKALALRREGKGDEADQELMKCKALEQELEELENGPKVKPASLKPVDFSAPMDVDDEGEDVTDTDMNDPSYLSVLQNLGWQDEDDGKLELPAEVKETKQIVVSKKSVNEIQRELLALKRKAMTLRREGNTVEAEKVLESTKDLEAELAEIKASSNQEMNVANIVPEKTIVNEVVMAEKPQKHIKEEAFRSNTTIDEVFVHEKPQTQIKEEAFRSNSTIDEAFVHEKPQVNESNSVQQQILAHKRKAVSLKREGKLAEAKEELKQAKLLEKDNARVHDKNPESDAWDRTPVPSTSKVTTKKEETEVSPQPKLSSRERFKLQQESLGHKRQALKLRREGRHEEAEALFELAKNLESQLEAATEKPAGPVDDVSVEDLLDPQLLSALREAGIETSVAQSSPEKIDPVKTKPVVNKVQVDPVKAKQVVNKSETTELEEQIKAEKVKALQFKRAGKQAEALDALRRAKMLEKKLKS is encoded by the exons ATGTTAGAGAAAATCGGATTACCAGCGAAACCTTCATTGAGAGGAAATAATTGGGTGCTCGATGCATCACATTGTCAAGGCTGTTCTTCTCAGTTCACTTTCATCAATCGAAAG CATCATTGCCGAAGATGTGGTGGCTTGTTCTGTGGCTCTTGTACCAAACAAAGAATGTATTTAAGAGGACAAGGTGAATCGCCTGTTCGTATTTGTGAACCCTGCAAAACTTTAGAAGAGGCAGCACGATTTGAAATGCGACACGGACACAAGAATAAATCCAGAAAAG gggCATCAAAACTTGTTgctgatgatgaggatgatgtagGAAGTGAATCAGTTTCATCAGAAAAAGAGTCACTTTCGAGTATGCAACGAGCTACAAGCTCATCACATTCGAATAGTGAAATGGACTTTGACCTTGAGTCAACCACCCCTGAAGAACTAAGACAACGAGCTGTGGAGGAAAAGAAAAAGTATAAAGTTTTAAAAGACGCGAAAAAGCCCGAAGAAGCTTTAAGAGCTTATAAAAAGGGAAAAGAACTTGAAAGACAAGCTGAATCTTTAGAAATTGAATTGAGAAAAAACCGTAAGAAGGCTCTTTTATCCACCAAAACAAATGAAAACACAAACGAAAAGCAACCCAAACCAAAAGATGATCTTGTTAGTGAACTCAAAGATCTTGGTTGGTCTGATCACGATCTTATTGATGCGGATAAAAAGCCCATTACTATGACTTTAGAAGGTGAATTATCGACACTACTTAAAGAAGTTTCTCAAAACACTAATAAGCCTGAAAAGAAAAGTGTTAGTAATGATAAATCCGAGGTTGTTGCTATTAAGAAAAAGGCGCTTGCGTTTAAACGTGAAGGGAGGCTTACTGAAGCCAAAGAAGAATTAAAGAGAGCTAAAATACTTGAAAAGCAGATTGAAGAACAGGAGTTGTTAGGTAATGATGAAGATGATTCAGACGATGAGTTTGCATCATTGATTCGTGACATGGATATTGATAAACAAGATGTTTTAGCAGCTCGAAATGATCGGAATcataactttgactttgaccatcttCTTCGCATGGATGATATTTCAAACCTTGATGGTAACTTTGATGTGACTGAAGAAGATATGGACGACCCTGAAATGTCGGCTGCTTTGCAATCGTTAGGTTGGACCGAAGATCAGGATCGGGATAAGGATACTGTTGATAAGGAGACACTTTTAAGTGAAATACAATCATTGAAAAAAGAAGCACTTAATAAGAAAAAAGCTGGTAATAACCCTGAGGCATTGGCTTTGTTAAAAAAGGCGAAACTTCTAGAAGCTGATGTTGGTGTAAGCTTGAATGAACTTCCAGAAAAAGCTGACCTGGCACCATCAAAACTTGATTCAGATAGTAAATTGCCTCGAAAGAGCAAGTTTGCAATTCAACGGGAGCTTTTAGCTTTGAAAAAGAAAGCACTTGCTTTAAGAAGGGAAGGTAAAGGGGACGAGGCCGATCAAGAATTGATGAAATGTAAAGCTTTGGAGCAGGAACTTGAAGAGTTGGAAAATGGTCCAAAAGTCAAACCTGCAAGTTTAAAGCCTGTTGACTTTTCTGCACCAATGGATGTTGATGATGAAGGAGAGGATGTAACAGACACTGATATGAACGATCCGTCGTATCTTTCGGTTTTACAGAATTTAGGTTGgcaagatgaagatgatggaaaatTAGAATTACCAGCAGAGGTTAAAGAAACAAAACAAATTGTGGTATCAAAGAAAAGCGTTAATGAGATTCAAAGAGAACTTTTGGCACTTAAAAGAAAGGCGATGACTTTGAGACGTGAAGGGAACACTGTTGAGGCTGAAAAAGTTTTAGAAAGCACGAAAGATTTAGAAGCTGAGTTGGCAGAAATCAAAGCATCATCAAATCAAGAAATGAATGTGGCCAACATTGTACCTGAGAAAACAATTGTTAATGAGGTTGTCATGGCAGAAAAACCTCAAAAACACATAAAGGAAGAAGCTTTTCGATCAAATACTACCATTGATGAGGTTTTTGTACATGAAAAACCTCAAACACAAATAAAGGAAGAAGCTTTTCGATCAAATAGTACCATTGATGAGGCTTTTGTACATGAAAAACCTCAAGTCAATGAGTCAAACTCTGTCCAACAACAGATCTTGGCTCACAAGAGAAAAGCAGTGAGCTTGAAGAGAGAAGGGAAGTTAGCAGAAGCCAAGGAGGAACTCAAGCAGGCTAAACTTTTAGAGAAAGATAATGCGAGGGTGCATGATAAGAACCCGGAGTCGGATGCATGGGATCGAACCCCAGTTCCAAGTACTAGCAAAGTCACGACTAAAAAGGAAGAAACCGAGGTTTCTCCTCAACCTAAACTGTCGTCCCGTGAACGGTTCAAGTTACAACAAGAATCTTTAGGCCACAAAAGGCAGGCACTAAAGTTGAGAAGGGAAGGTCGACACGAGGAAGCGGAGGCATTGTTTGAATTGGCCAAGAATCTTGAAAGTCAACTAGAAGCCGCTACTGAAAAACCTGCGGGGCCCGTTGATGATGTTAGTGTCGAGGATCTTCTTGATCCTCAACTTTTGTCTGCTCTTAGAGAAGCTGGAATTGAAACTTCTGTTGCTCAGTCTTCACCTGAGAAGATTGACCCGGTTAAGACTAAACCGGTGGTCAACAAGGTTCAGGTGGACCCGGTCAAGGCTAAACAGGTGGTCAACAAGAGCGAGACAACAGAGCTTGAAGAGCAGATCAAGGCAGAAAAGGTGAAGGCTTTACAATTTAAACGTGCAGGTAAACAGGCAGAGGCTTTGGATGCTCTTAGACGGGCTAAAATGCTTGAAAAGAAACTAAAGTCTTGA
- the LOC139844942 gene encoding NF-X1-type zinc finger protein NFXL1, which produces MSSHVQNDRRENNNDANNNRRPRFPPRRQQWIARGGVTATTTIHPAVVPDVNANTFISSSRVASDSNGNGNGNVGLLPMPHSQNRGNLRRQHNHHHHHQQQQNMHNMNRVSNHNTSRDRRKDVSKSTTGGRGVGGGGSSSSLLPQLVQEIQEKLLKGTIECMICYDMVRRSAPIWSCSSCFSIFHLHCIRKWASAPTSIDLSAEKNQGFNWRCPGCQTVHFTSSKDMHYICFCGKRQDPPSDPYLTPHSCGEPCGRPLEKELPLVVSGSDFARRDDVCPHRCVLQCHPGPCPPCKAFAPPRICPCGKKTITTRCSDMKSLLTCGQPCGKLLSCQRHRCEKTCHVGPCDSCDLHIEASCFCNKKTEIVVCGDMAVKGQVNVQDGIFSCNFQCGKSLGCGNHVCKDTCHPGVCGDCQLLPEKVTTCYCGKSGLLEERHSCLDPIPTCSQICDKTLPCGLHRCKETCHPGSCAPCRVMVTQKCRCGSSSRNTECFNTIMDVDTFTCDKQCGRKKSCGRHRCSDKCCPLSNSKGNHQLTQGWDPHLCSKPCEKRLRCGQHDCVMLCHSGHCPPCQETIFTDLTCACGRSSIPPPLPCGTPPPSCQYPCSVSQPCGHVSSHSCHFGDCPPCSVPVPKECIGGHVVLRHIPCGSKDIRCNKLCGKTRQCGMHACLRTCHPAPCDSSGGESSSTSGAKVATSCGQTCGAPRRDCRHTCTSLCHPYNACPDVRCEFSVTIMCSCGRVTANVPCDAGGSNSSYNADTVLEASAIQKLPLPLQPVEANGKKIPLGQRKLMCDDECSKMERKKVLADAFGVNSNLETLHFGEGSAVSDTLGDLIRRDPKWVLSVEERCRMLVLGKGRGGPSALKVHVFCPMLKDKRDAVRLIAERWKLSIHAAGWEPKRFIVVHVTPKSKAPSRILGSKGLNPSNLIHAPAYDSLVDMDPRLVVALFDLPSDADVSALVLRFGGECELVWLNDKNALAVFSDPARAATAMRRLDHGSVYYGATTIVSSIGGTSTGSNVWGGCGSTAPTNPWKKAVVQEPSDSWSVAEELGSTEQSSWKAKEGPAVTSVSVNRWSILDSEVGQGSGRVGASNTVSENEPSSSSTTVADANGLNVAALKQDDVVEDWEKAYED; this is translated from the coding sequence ATGAGCTCTCACGTTCAAAATGATAGAAGAGAGAATAATAATGATGCCAATAATAATAGGAGGCCCAGGTTTCCTCCTCGTCGCCAACAATGGATTGCGAGAGGTGGCGTAACAGCCACAACCACAATTCACCCTGCTGTAGTACCAGATGTTAATGCTAATACTTTTATCTCATCTTCAAGGGTGGCATCTGATTCAAATGGAAATGGGAATGGAAATGTTGGTTTATTGCCAATGCCACATTCACAAAATAGGGGAAATTTGAGGAGGCagcacaatcatcatcatcatcaccagcagcagcagaatatGCATAATATGAATAGGGTTTCAAATCATAATACTAGTAGAGATAGAAGAAAAGATGTTTCAAAAAGCACCACAGGAGGAAGAGGAGTAGGAGGAGGAGGATCCTCTTCTTCTTTATTACCTCAACTTGTTCAAGAGATTCAAGAGAAACTTTTAAAGGGGACGATTGAGTGCATGATTTGTTATGATATGGTCAGGCGGTCAGCCCCTATTTGGTCTTGCTCTAGCTGTTTCTCAATCTTCCATTTACATTGTATCAGGAAATGGGCTAGTGCACCAACTTCTATTGATCTGTCTGCTGAGAAAAATCAAGGGTTCAATTGGCGCTGCCCGGGATGTCAAACagtccacttcacctcctccaagGATATGCATTATATCTGTTTTTGTGGAAAAAGGCAGGACCCACCTTCAGATCCATATCTCACCCCTCATTCTTGTGGAGAACCTTGTGGAAGGCCACTTGAAAAGGAGCTTCCTCTTGTTGTTTCTGGCTCCGATTTTGCAAGAAGGGATGATGTTTGTCCCCATCGTTGTGTTTTGCAGTGTCACCCTGGACCTTGTCCTCCTTGTAAAGCTTTTGCTCCTCCTAGAATATGTCCATGTGGGAAGAAAACGATAACTACAAGATGCTCTGATATGAAATCTCTTCTTACTTGTGGCCAGCCCTGTGGAAAACTTTTAAGCTGTCAACGTCATCGTTGTGAGAAGACTTGTCATGTGGGTCCATGTGATTCTTGTGATCTTCACATTGAAGCCTCTTGTTTCTGCAATAAAAAGACCGAGATAGTAGTTTGTGGTGACATGGCTGTCAAGGGACAAGTGAATGTACAAGATGGCATCTTTTCATGTAACTTCCAATGTGGAAAATCTCTTGGTTGTGGAAACCATGTCTGCAAAGATACATGTCATCCTGGTGTTTGTGGGGACTGTCAACTATTGCCCGAAAAGGTTACAACGTGCTATTGTGGTAAATCAGGTTTACTTGAGGAACGTCATAGTTGTTTGGATCCGATCCCAACTTGTTCTCAGATATGTGACAAAACCCTCCCATGCGGATTACATCGTTGTAAAGAGACATGCCATCCGGGTTCATGTGCACCATGTCGGGTTATGGTTACTCAAAAATGTCGATGTGGATCATCTTCTCGAAATACTGAATGCTTTAACACCATCATGGATGTAGACACGTTCACATGTGATAAACAATGTGGGCGCAAGAAGAGTTGTGGTAGACACCGTTGCAGCGACAAGTGCTGCCCACTTTCAAATTCCAAAGGAAACCACCAACTCACTCAGGGTTGGGACCCGCACTTGTGTTCCAAACCATGTGAGAAGAGACTAAGATGCGGGCAGCATGATTGTGTGATGTTATGCCATAGTGGTCATTGCCCTCCTTGTCAAGAGACGATCTTCACTGACCTAACTTGTGCTTGCGGAAGATCATCAATTCCGCCTCCGCTACCTTGTGGTACGCCACCACCATCTTGTCAATACCCATGTTCGGTCTCTCAACCATGTGGTCATGTGTCTTCTCACAGTTGCCATTTTGGGGACTGTCCACCATGCTCGGTTCCTGTACCCAAAGAATGCATCGGGGGGCATGTGGTCCTTAGACACATACCGTGTGGTTCGAAGGATATCAGATGTAACAAACTATGTGGGAAGACAAGGCAGTGTGGGATGCATGCGTGTTTAAGGACTTGCCACCCTGCTCCATGTGATTCGTCGGGTGGTGAATCTTCATCTACATCTGGTGCCAAGGTGGCAACTTCATGTGGCCAGACGTGTGGGGCCCCGAGGAGGGACTGCAGGCACACATGTACTTCCCTTTGTCACCCTTATAATGCGTGTCCTGATGTAAGGTGCGAGTTTTCAGTCACGATAATGTGTTCATGTGGTCGAGTAACTGCAAATGTTCCTTGTGATGCTGGTGGTAGCAATAGTAGTTACAATGCTGATACTGTTCTTGAAGCGTCTGCAATTCAGAAATTGCCTCTGCCACTTCAGCCTGTGGAAGCAAATGGCAAGAAGATCCCACTTGGACAGAGGAAATTAATGTGTGACGACGAATGTTCGAAAATGGAACGTAAAAAAGTCCTTGCAGATGCTTTTGGTGTGAACTCAAATTTAGAGACGCTTCATTTTGGTGAGGGTAGTGCAGTTTCTGACACGTTAGGAGACCTTATTAGGCGTGATCCAAAATGGGTTTTGTCTGTGGAAGAAAGATGTAGAATGTTGGTTCTTGGAAAGGGTAGAGGTGGGCCCAGTGCTTTAAAGGTTCATGTGTTCTGTCCAATGTTGAAAGATAAGAGAGATGCAGTAAGGTTGATTGCAGAGAGATGGAAACTGTCGATTCATGCTGCTGGTTGGGAACCGAAACGTTTTATTGTGGTTCATGTTACACCAAAGTCAAAGGCACCTAGTCGGATTCTTGGTTCCAAAGGGTTGAACCCATCAAACTTGATACATGCACCTGCTTATGATTCTTTGGTGGACATGGATCCTAGGCTAGTTGTGGCTTTGTTTGATCTGCCAAGTGATGCAGATGTGAGTGCTTTGGTATTGAGGTTTGGTGGAGAATGTGAACTTGTGTGGTTGAATGACAAAAATGCACTGGCTGTGTTTAGTGATCCTGCTCGAGCTGCAACTGCTATGAGACGATTAGATCATGGGTCTGTTTACTATGGGGCAACGACTATAGTCAGCTCCATTGGTGGTACATCAACCGGGAGTAATGTTTGGGGTGGCTGTGGGTCCACAGCGCCTACAAATCCTTGGAAAAAAGCTGTTGTGCAGGAGCCATCGGATTCGTGGAGTGTTGCAGAAGAGTTGGGTAGCACAGAACAGTCGTCTTGGAAGGCAAAAGAAGGTCCGGCCGTTACAAGTGTATCGGTAAATAGATGGAGCATTTTGGACTCGGAAGTTGGTCAGGGTTCAGGTAGAGTCGGTGCTAGTAATACGGTGTCTGAGAatgaaccatcatcatcatcaacaacagtAGCTGATGCAAATGGTTTGAATGTTGCTGCATTAAAACAGGATGATGTAGTTGAAGACTGGGAGAAGGCATATGAAGACTGA
- the LOC139842541 gene encoding golgin candidate 2, whose protein sequence is MSGWISSKLKVAETLLQQIDQQAAESLRKNEASSRSDNDDDLNLSAAAAPVPKKPPVDIIKDQLKKKKPDKTEFVANFKVADNDLNPKSSNSSLTDTDWTELLSAPSPSKGNISINPRGKRQARSGSNLSALDTKRTQPSASRRSTDNVLAGGDKSKAVVTTVAANNVIDNGTKSQLSPAPVSTNINSDNSLDVSDLNDEILPEKQSSAAQNVHVKNEKIAAVPVISVSRKMSASDVDLNIETDSDTSSDSESETEREERRKRREQLLAEKAAAKAIETIKNLENLVARLEGEKQSLEKTIDDRSKQQAREASELQMTMMETMEAVDIEKQKHNNTRMEALMKLAKLETTNSELAKSLATAQWNLEVEVKRVAELHRQIELKEANNEELTSKKRNQISGNTPTTLREVEFEYEVLEAELSFVADKIGQLQQKARTIETNLQVTRKEMENPTEVEVELKRRLGQLTDHLIQKQSQVEALSSEKAMLMFRIEAVTRSLDENKSYLNTLTNNELESGGIWEVSNSKFQDKLQKGQKHIGSLVRQLDSIFLTGATFLRRNPTGRIWSFVYIVCLHLWVLYIFRSHTAVSYEAGSGAVISLENISTTSSV, encoded by the exons ATTGACCAGCAAGCAGCTGAATCGCTCCGTAAAAACGAAGCATCATCGCGatctgataatgatgatgatttgaaTCTTTCCGCTGCTGCTGCTCCGGTACCTAAGAAACCTCCTGTTGATATTATAAAAGACCAATTGAAGAAAAAGAAACCAGATAAGACTGAATTTGTTGCTAATTTTAAAGTAGCTGATAATGATCTGAACCCTAAATCTAGTAATAGTAGTTTAACTGATACCGATTGGACAGAATTGCTTAGTGCACCATCACCTAGTAAAGGTAACATAAGTATAAACCCTAGGGGGAAGAGGCAGGCACGATCTGGTTCAAACTTGTCCGCTTTAGACACGAAACGCACGCAGCCTAGTGCCAGCAGGAGATCAACCGATAATGTGTTGGCTGGAGGAGATAAATCAAAAGCAGTTGTTACAACTGTTGCTGCTAATAATGTGATTGATAATGGAACCAAAAGCCAGTTATCTCCTGCTCCTGTTAGTacaaatattaatagtgataatagttTGGATGTTTCGGACTTGAATGATGAAATCCTTCCTGAAAAGCAATCATCTGCAGCTCAAAATGTACATGTTAAGAATGAGAAAATTGCTGCAGTTCCGGTCATTTCTGTATCGAGAAAGATGTCAGCTAGTGATGTTGATTTGAATATAGAGACAGATTCGGATACAAGTTCGGACTCGGAAAGCGAAACTGAAAGGGAAGAACGGAGGAAACGAAGGGAACAACTTCTTGCTGAAAAAGCTGCTGCTAAAGCCATTGAAACCATCAAAAATCTTGAGAATCTCGTTGCTAGATTGGAGGGTGAGAAACAAAGCTTAGAGAAAACAATTGATGACAGGTCTAAACAGCAAGCACGGGAG GCTTCAGAACTGCAAATGACAATGATGGAAACTATGGAAGCTGTTGATATAGAGAAGCAGAAACATAATAATACAAGGATGGAAGCACTAATGAAGTTGGCTAAACTTGAG ACTACAAATTCTGAGCTTGCGAAGTCACTTGCTACTGCACAATGGAATCTAGAAGTAGAG GTGAAGCGAGTTGCAGAGCTTCATAGACAAATTGAATTGAAGGAAGCTAATAATGAAG AGCTGACATCAAAGAAGAGAAATCAAATAAGTGGAAATACG CCTACAACTTTAAGGGAAGTGGAGTTTGAATATGAGGTACTTGAGGCAGAGCTGAGTTTTGTAGCAGATAAAATTGGACAACTGCAACAAAAG GCAAGGACCATTGAAACAAATTTACAAGTAACCCGAAAGGAGATGGAGAATCCAACAGAAGTGGAGGTTGAACTCAAGAGGAGGCTCGGCCAACTAACTGATCATTTGATTCAGAAACAATCTCAG GTTGAGGCGCTATCGTCTGAGAAGGCTATGCTAATGTTTAGAATTGAG GCTGTGACAAGGTCACTGGACGAGAACAAATCATATTTGAACACATTAACAAATAATGAATTAGAATCAGGAGGGATTTGGGAGGTCTCAAATTCAAAGTTTCAAGATAAGCTCCAAAAGGGGCAGAAACATATAGGGTCATTGGTGCGACAACTGGACTCTATCTTTTTGACAGGTGCTACATTTTTAAGAAGAAATCCGACTGGAAGGATATGGTCGTTCGTTTACATTGTTTGTTTACACCTTTGGGTGTTGTATATTTTTAGATCGCATACCGCAGTGTCTTATGAAGCTGGATCAGGTGCAGTTATTTCCTTGGAAAATATTAGCACCACTAGTAGTGTGTGA